A DNA window from Patescibacteria group bacterium contains the following coding sequences:
- a CDS encoding O-antigen ligase: protein MNLINKKFRLAFAFIFLFEVFSLFAYLFSEFNVVVFLAIVLFVFVISLKNIEYGLWFSFVELIIGSKGYLFYVSIFSFSLSIRIGIWLAVMLAFFIKISLLFYKKYLPDIKKGKVEIKAFLKESVFDNQFLKYYFYLFAFVFFSLFIAVIKGNNIKNIFLDFNAWIFLSYIFPVYYVYFKNSTKINSLYSIILAAITWVTVKTFFLLYIFSHNILSVIPTIYLWVRKTGVGEITRMDGGFSRIFFQSHIYFLPLFFVFLGILLFIIFSQKEKASLEKITYYWFFVSAFLMAINLITFSRSNWVGLLFGLFIVFLYILIVYKFKKTLIFLLSFFLISVLSLFLITATVKFPFPSPNSNFNTANLLSERAKQISGEAGVSSRWALLKPLLNEIKESPIVGAGFGKTVTYVSSDPRVLENSPDGVYETFAFEWGWLDLWLKLGILGVLFYLYFLYKILSSIFLNKNISNNFDSIFNLSLALGLFLIIIVNFFSPYLNHPLGFGYLIFVTIVFENFLIKN, encoded by the coding sequence ATGAATCTAATAAATAAAAAATTTAGGCTAGCCTTTGCTTTTATATTTCTCTTTGAGGTATTTTCTCTTTTCGCTTATCTATTTAGTGAATTTAATGTTGTAGTTTTCTTAGCTATAGTATTATTTGTATTTGTAATCTCTCTTAAAAATATTGAATATGGGCTCTGGTTTTCATTTGTTGAACTTATCATTGGTTCAAAGGGTTATCTATTTTATGTCAGTATATTTTCCTTTTCACTCTCAATAAGAATTGGGATTTGGCTAGCTGTAATGCTCGCTTTTTTTATTAAAATAAGTCTGCTATTTTATAAAAAATATCTCCCAGATATTAAAAAAGGTAAAGTTGAAATTAAAGCTTTTCTAAAAGAGTCAGTATTTGACAATCAATTTTTAAAGTATTATTTTTACCTTTTTGCTTTCGTTTTCTTTTCTCTTTTTATCGCAGTTATTAAAGGGAATAATATAAAAAACATCTTTCTGGATTTTAACGCTTGGATATTTTTGAGTTATATTTTTCCTGTTTATTATGTTTATTTCAAGAATAGTACAAAAATTAATAGTCTATATTCAATAATTTTGGCTGCAATCACATGGGTGACTGTAAAAACTTTTTTTCTTTTATATATTTTTTCACACAATATTTTATCTGTTATTCCTACTATTTATCTTTGGGTAAGAAAAACAGGAGTAGGGGAAATAACCAGGATGGATGGTGGATTCTCTAGAATATTCTTTCAATCACATATTTATTTTCTTCCACTGTTCTTTGTTTTTTTGGGAATTTTGTTATTTATTATTTTCAGCCAGAAAGAAAAAGCTAGTCTTGAAAAAATAACTTATTATTGGTTTTTTGTTTCAGCATTTTTGATGGCAATAAATTTAATTACATTCTCAAGAAGTAATTGGGTCGGGCTTCTATTCGGATTGTTTATTGTATTTTTATACATCTTAATAGTCTATAAATTTAAAAAAACCCTAATATTTTTATTATCATTTTTCTTAATTTCCGTTTTATCATTATTTTTAATTACTGCTACAGTCAAATTTCCATTTCCTAGTCCAAATAGTAATTTTAATACTGCCAATCTACTTAGTGAGAGAGCTAAACAAATCTCAGGAGAGGCTGGTGTATCATCTAGATGGGCTTTACTAAAACCTCTTTTAAACGAAATAAAAGAGAGTCCTATAGTTGGAGCTGGCTTTGGAAAGACTGTCACATATGTATCTTCTGATCCAAGGGTGTTGGAAAACAGCCCAGACGGTGTTTACGAAACATTTGCATTTGAATGGGGATGGTTAGACCTATGGCTTAAACTTGGCATACTTGGAGTTTTATTTTATTTGTATTTTCTTTATAAAATATTGTCGAGTATTTTTCTCAATAAAAATATATCAAATAATTTTGACTCAATTTTCAACTTGTCACTCGCACTTGGATTATTCCTTATAATTATTGTTAATTTTTTTAGCCCATACTTAAATCATCCTCTTGGTTTTGGATATTTAATTTTTGTTACAATCGTTTTTGAAAATTT
- a CDS encoding DUF192 domain-containing protein, whose amino-acid sequence MKIKFIFLFFSLFFILSACSGGGDYIKINDARINLIGIADNNDKAYLGLSFKESICANCGMLFPFDGKKIHNFVMRDMMFPLDIIWIDDNKIIKIDKNLQPEGHEVKNVYSSDQPVNNVLEVNAGFSDKKNIEIGDILVYKFENNESNK is encoded by the coding sequence ATGAAAATTAAATTTATTTTTTTGTTTTTCTCTCTATTCTTTATATTATCAGCTTGTTCAGGCGGAGGGGATTACATTAAAATCAATGATGCTAGGATAAATCTTATTGGTATTGCGGATAATAATGACAAGGCATATTTAGGATTAAGTTTTAAGGAATCAATATGCGCGAATTGTGGTATGCTTTTTCCTTTTGATGGTAAAAAAATACACAATTTTGTAATGAGGGACATGATGTTTCCCCTTGATATTATCTGGATAGATGATAACAAAATAATAAAAATAGATAAAAATCTTCAGCCAGAAGGGCACGAAGTAAAAAATGTTTATAGTTCAGACCAACCCGTTAATAATGTTTTAGAAGTTAATGCTGGTTTTAGTGATAAAAAAAATATAGAAATTGGAGACATTCTAGTTTATAAATTTGAAAACAATGAATCTAATAAATAA
- a CDS encoding glycosyltransferase family A protein, with protein MISIIIPVYNQADKISYCLDSIIKQTYKHYEIIVVNDGSKDKISDVLNSYQRKFSTRFKIINQENQGSNFARNNGFKFARGEFLLFCDADIVLREDFLEKMLHALKQSGRSYAYSSHKFGFKNFSLWKFDEARLKQMPYIHTSSLIKKDDFPGFDENIKRLQDWDLWLTMLENGKKGIWIDEVLFEVESGGTMSSWTPSFTYKLFPFLPKVIKYKKSVAIIKNKHNLK; from the coding sequence ATGATTTCAATAATAATACCAGTCTACAACCAGGCTGATAAAATATCTTATTGTCTTGATAGTATAATCAAGCAAACATACAAACATTATGAAATAATAGTTGTTAATGATGGTTCAAAAGATAAGATATCGGATGTCTTGAATAGCTATCAGCGAAAGTTCTCTACCAGGTTCAAAATTATAAATCAAGAAAATCAAGGTTCAAATTTTGCGAGAAATAATGGTTTTAAATTTGCGAGAGGGGAGTTCTTGCTTTTTTGTGATGCTGATATCGTTTTGAGAGAAGATTTTCTTGAAAAAATGTTACATGCCTTGAAACAGAGTGGCAGAAGTTACGCATATTCTTCTCACAAGTTTGGTTTCAAAAACTTTAGCTTATGGAAATTTGATGAAGCAAGGTTAAAACAAATGCCCTATATTCATACATCTTCCTTAATTAAAAAAGATGATTTTCCAGGATTTGATGAGAATATAAAAAGACTACAAGATTGGGATTTATGGTTAACCATGCTTGAGAATGGGAAAAAGGGAATTTGGATTGACGAGGTTTTATTTGAAGTTGAGTCAGGAGGAACAATGAGCTCTTGGACGCCAAGTTTTACATACAAGTTATTTCCATTCTTACCAAAAGTAATAAAATACAAAAAATCTGTAGCTATTATAAAAAATAAACATAATTTAAAATAA
- a CDS encoding glycosyltransferase family 4 protein codes for MKTLLVTLEYKPFKGGVAEYYSSLFENWPDEEILVLSPKANEKLNESDRIIRRNLISTYFSWLSSFYHVWRVVRENNIKHVIVGQILPLGTVVWALSYLLGFEYSVILHGMDYTFSQKKNRKKILAKIILSKSIYIIVGNSYLHGLMKNYFPKFAEKISVVNPGVSMVSHEISHAISRDFVLFFVGRLVKRKGVDKTIEAFKYVDKKKYPDIKFRVAGAGPDEEYLKDISDDSRIEFIGRISDTEKWNNFSNSNVFIMPSREMDGDFEGFGIVYLEANLAGLPVIANNSGGVSDAVVDGLNGILLENDKPKNIADAIIKLYENRESGTQLGKNGKERVLKDFLWDKQTLKIYNIINK; via the coding sequence ATGAAAACATTACTTGTTACATTGGAATATAAACCATTTAAGGGTGGAGTAGCTGAATACTATTCTAGTCTTTTTGAGAATTGGCCGGATGAAGAAATCCTAGTTTTATCCCCTAAGGCAAACGAAAAATTAAACGAAAGCGATAGAATAATTAGACGAAATTTAATATCAACATATTTTTCTTGGCTAAGCTCTTTTTATCATGTTTGGAGAGTGGTCAGGGAAAATAATATAAAACATGTTATAGTGGGGCAAATTTTACCCCTGGGAACTGTTGTCTGGGCTTTGTCGTATCTTTTGGGATTCGAATACAGCGTTATCCTACATGGCATGGATTATACTTTTTCGCAAAAAAAGAACCGTAAAAAAATACTGGCAAAAATTATTTTATCTAAATCAATATATATAATAGTAGGAAATTCATATCTCCACGGATTAATGAAAAATTATTTTCCAAAATTTGCAGAAAAAATTTCAGTAGTAAATCCAGGCGTCTCAATGGTTAGTCACGAAATTAGTCATGCAATTAGTCGCGATTTTGTTTTATTCTTTGTTGGAAGACTTGTTAAAAGAAAAGGGGTTGATAAGACAATAGAAGCTTTTAAGTATGTAGATAAGAAAAAATATCCAGATATTAAGTTTCGGGTAGCAGGAGCTGGTCCTGATGAAGAGTATTTGAAAGATATTTCAGATGATTCAAGAATAGAATTTATAGGGAGGATATCTGACACAGAGAAATGGAACAATTTCTCTAATTCTAATGTTTTTATTATGCCTTCACGTGAAATGGACGGTGATTTCGAGGGTTTTGGAATAGTTTATCTTGAGGCAAATTTAGCCGGTTTACCGGTTATAGCAAACAATAGCGGAGGGGTTTCTGATGCCGTCGTTGATGGACTAAATGGAATATTATTAGAAAATGACAAGCCAAAAAATATAGCAGATGCTATAATAAAGTTATATGAAAATAGGGAGAGTGGCACTCAGCTCGGAAAAAACGGGAAAGAAAGAGTTTTGAAAGACTTTTTGTGGGACAAACAAACTTTAAAAATATATAATATTATAAATAAATGA